The Kitasatospora paranensis genome has a window encoding:
- a CDS encoding maltokinase N-terminal cap-like domain-containing protein has protein sequence MSETSRSQAHAHRDLPEGAPGPLGTRGTAGRRTTAGVSELVGAALPLIAHWLPTQRWYAGKGRAITGLTPVVGTPLQVGDPTLLHLLLRVEHGTGPAAQDDIYQLLLGIRSQEPSGIGPAAVLGRLAGGGPHDGAVLYDAVHDPELTGRLLEHLATGDRFGALSFRRTPGPGLPGNLPGRASTAEQSNSSVIYGTSFILKLFRRISPGTNPDLELSLALSRAGSTRIPRVAAWFESRLERSEPATLGLLQRYLPDAEDGWELALDQVARLKGDPTPGNFAIEAHRLGRATAEVHRVLARSMPTARLDRPEIDRLAGAMADRLDSAVAAVPGLLRYRSALRGAFQQLTADHLEGLPVQRIHGDLHLGQAMRTPHGWVLLDFEGEPAKPLAERRLPQPALRDVAAMLRSFDYAAAHLLAGAPGPDPELAHLAAAWAARNRAAYCAGYTAGGGMDPAGAPELLRALEIDKAVYEVVYEARHRPSWLPIPLAAINRLALTV, from the coding sequence ATGTCCGAAACCTCCCGTTCTCAAGCCCACGCGCACCGCGACCTACCCGAGGGCGCCCCCGGGCCCCTCGGGACGCGCGGAACCGCGGGCCGGAGAACCACTGCGGGGGTCAGCGAGCTCGTGGGCGCCGCCCTGCCGCTGATCGCCCACTGGCTCCCCACCCAGCGCTGGTACGCCGGCAAGGGGCGGGCCATCACCGGCCTCACCCCCGTGGTCGGCACGCCGCTGCAGGTCGGCGACCCGACCCTGCTGCACCTGCTGCTGCGGGTCGAGCACGGGACCGGCCCGGCCGCCCAGGACGACATCTACCAGCTGCTGCTCGGCATCCGCTCGCAGGAGCCGTCCGGCATCGGTCCCGCCGCCGTCCTCGGCCGGCTCGCCGGCGGCGGCCCGCACGACGGCGCCGTCCTCTACGACGCGGTGCACGACCCGGAGCTCACCGGGCGGCTGCTGGAGCACCTGGCCACCGGCGACCGCTTCGGCGCGCTCTCCTTCCGCCGCACGCCCGGGCCCGGGCTGCCCGGCAACCTGCCCGGCCGGGCCTCCACGGCCGAGCAGTCCAACAGCTCGGTGATCTACGGGACGTCCTTCATCCTGAAGCTGTTCCGCCGGATCTCCCCCGGCACCAATCCGGACCTCGAACTCTCGCTCGCCCTCTCGCGGGCCGGCTCCACCCGGATCCCCCGGGTCGCCGCCTGGTTCGAATCCCGGCTGGAGCGATCGGAACCGGCCACACTCGGCCTGCTCCAGCGCTACCTGCCGGACGCCGAGGACGGCTGGGAGCTCGCCCTGGACCAGGTCGCCCGGCTCAAGGGCGACCCGACCCCCGGCAACTTCGCCATCGAGGCGCACCGGCTCGGCCGGGCCACCGCCGAGGTGCACCGGGTGCTGGCCCGCTCGATGCCGACCGCCCGGCTCGACCGCCCCGAGATCGACCGGCTGGCCGGCGCCATGGCGGACCGGCTCGACTCCGCGGTCGCCGCCGTCCCCGGCCTGCTGCGCTACCGCTCCGCGCTGCGCGGGGCGTTCCAGCAGCTCACCGCCGACCACCTGGAGGGGCTGCCCGTCCAGCGGATCCACGGCGACCTGCACCTCGGCCAGGCGATGCGCACCCCGCACGGCTGGGTGCTGCTCGACTTCGAGGGCGAGCCGGCCAAGCCGCTGGCCGAGCGGCGGCTGCCGCAGCCCGCGCTGCGGGACGTCGCCGCGATGCTCCGCTCCTTCGACTACGCCGCCGCCCACCTCCTCGCCGGCGCGCCCGGCCCCGATCCCGAGCTCGCCCACCTGGCCGCCGCCTGGGCGGCCCGCAACCGGGCCGCGTACTGCGCCGGCTACACCGCCGGCGGAGGCATGGACCCGGCGGGCGCGCCCGAACTGCTGCGCGCGCTGGAGATCGACAAGGCGGTGTACGAGGTCGTCTACGAGGCCCGCCACCGTCCGAGCTGGCTGCCGATCCCGCTGGCGGCCATC